The proteins below come from a single Thunnus thynnus chromosome 10, fThuThy2.1, whole genome shotgun sequence genomic window:
- the rbm12ba gene encoding RNA binding motif protein 12Ba, whose product MTIVLRLQGLDVKAGIEDIRQFFEYLHIPDGGVYIVGGHLREAFIAFTTEQDAQLAMRHTGNFLKGSKVTLHISSMAELEHKLKSLLKGKKPSPTRLIVKRPQPSLEANQLPLNGWPLDPNSANLPSSTATPPPSTAGSHGPSTANLQTSNVQSIDSNAAFLLGICTVLKSLQSSHQVENNEVVPKVDFLQADSTVVAPNEVRTPEQTQVSTPGYVRLFGLPASTTKDDICHFFRGLKVQEAIVNVMLGLSHGCLVKFANMQDACDALHFNKQSLGSICVEVRGATERMWTSALQECGNGFDVEERVGPKQNPPRKTAKHRHKFISTLRIKRRSVNQLPTPSKSPKKPRTDCDSSTAQSATMEYIVMVSNIPKNMTKTEIKELFGCPNIAHKNVLHLLNKEGNRTDTAFLIFNQNEDYDYAMNLNGCHVGPDAIEVSSITREKMKDMMAKTHPRNLNECLKMDTKRKPIGKRKSNSVDKLGGTPSTNLDPAAQTCLFVRNLPADVHKSHIKMLFHKYKLRTDNIILLYDSDGKGIGEAVVQFKSPKIAAMAQELHSQDFLGAKVLLTRINVKQKEDILARDV is encoded by the coding sequence ATGACCATAGTCCTGCGTCTGCAAGGTCTAGATGTGAAGGCAGGAATTGAAGATATACGGCAGTTCTTTGAATACCTTCACATACCTGATGGCGGAGTGTACATAGTGGGAGGACATCTCAGAGAGGCATTTATTGCCTTCACCACTGAACAAGATGCTCAGCTTGCCATGCGGCACACTGGGAATTTCCTCAAAGGATCTAAAGTGACTCTACACATAAGCAGCATGGCAGAGCTGGAACACAAGTTGAAGTCCTTGTTAAAGGGGAAGAAACCCTCCCCCACCAGGCTTATTGTCAAGAGACCTCAGCCATCTCTAGAGGCTAATCAGCTACCTTTGAATGGATGGCCTCTTGATCCCAATTCTGCAAATCTACCTTCCTCTACTGCAACTCCACCACCTTCTACTGCAGGGTCACATGGCCCCAGTACTGCAAATCTACAAACTTCAAATGTACAGTCAATTGATTCCAATGCTGCCTTTCTTCTTGGGATTTGTACTGTCCTCAAAAGTCTCCAGTCTTCCCATCAAGTAGAAAACAATGAGGTGGTGCCAAAGGTTGATTTTCTCCAGGCTGACAGCACAGTTGTTGCGCCCAATGAGGTGAGGACACCAGAGCAAACTCAGGTGTCAACGCCAGGCTACGTCAGGCTCTTCGGTCTGCCAGCCTCAACTACAAAAGATGACATCTGTCATTTTTTCAGAGGGTTGAAAGTACAGGAAGCCATAGTGAATGTGATGTTGGGACTGAGCCATGGCTGCCTTGTAAAGTTTGCAAACATGCAGGACGCATGTGATGCTCTTCACTTCAACAAACAATCACTGGGCTCCATCTGTGTGGAGGTACGTGGAGCAACTGAGAGGATGTGGACCAGTGCGCTACAAGAATGTGGAAATGGTTTTGATGTTGAGGAGAGAGTGGGACCCAAGCAAAACCCTCCGAGGAAAACTgcaaaacacagacataaattCATTTCTACATTGCGAATCAAGAGAAGATCTGTCAACCAGTTGCCAACACCATCTAAATCACCAAAAAAGCCAAGAACTGATTGTGACTCATCAACTGCCCAGTCAGCGACTATGGAGTACATTGTCATGGTCAGTAATATACCCAAAAACATGACCAAGACTGAAATAAAAGAATTGTTTGGATGTCCAAACATTGCACACAAAAACGTACTACATCTGCTCAACAAAGAAGGCAACAGAACAGACACagcatttcttatttttaacCAGAATGAGGATTATGACTATGCAATGAATCTTAATGGCTGCCATGTGGGCCCTGATGCCATTGAGGTCTCATCAATCACcagagagaagatgaaggacATGATGGCTAAAACCCATCCAAGGAATCTTAACGAGTGTCTGAAGATGGACACAAAGAGGAAACCAATTGGAAAGAGGAAATCCAATTCAGTTGATAAACTGGGAGGGACGCCAAGCACAAACCTGGACCCAGCAGCTCAGACATGCCTGTTTGTTCGAAACTTGCCCGCAGATGTACACAAAAGTCATATAAAAATGCTTTTCCACAAATACAAACTGAGGACTGATAATATCATCTTATTGTATGACAGTGATGGCAAAGGTATCGGTGAGGCTGTGGTTCAGTTTAAATCACCAAAAATTGCTGCAATGGCTCAGGAGCTCCACAGTCAGGACTTTCTGGGGGCAAAAGTGCTTTTGACTCGCATAAATGTGAAGCAGAAGGAGGACATCTTGGCAAGAGATGTTTGA
- the LOC137191477 gene encoding RNA-binding protein 12B-like, with product MAIVLRLQGLDVKAGIEDIRKFFEYLYIPDGGVYIVGGNLREAFIAFTTERDAQLAMRHTGNFLKGSKVTLHLSSMAELEEKLKSLLKGKKPSPTRLIVKRPQPSPEHKIKANLNEKKPSPTRCIVKRPQLSPDANLLPLNGWPRDPNSANLPSSTATPPPSTVGSHGPSIVNLQTSNVQSLDSNTAFLLGVCTVLKSLQSIHEGENNEVVPRVDFTQAASTVVASSEVRKPEQTQASRPGYVRLFGLPASATKDDICQFFRGLKVQEAIMNVMLGLSHGCLVKFANMQDARDALRFNKQILGSICVEVRGATEKMWTSALQECENGVKPKQSPLSETAKHKQKLISTLQIKRRSVNRLPMPSKSQKKPRTDCDSSTAQSVTTEYIVMVSNVPKNMTKTEIKELFGCPNIAHKNVLHLLDKEGNRTDTAFLTFNQTEDYDYALNLNGCHVGPDAIKVSSITREKMKDMMVKTHPRNLNQCLKMDAKGKPIGKRKSNSVEKPGGTPSTNLDPAAQTCLFVRNLPADVHKSHIKMLFHKYKLRTDNIILLYDSDGKGIGEAVVQFKSPKIAAMAQELHSQDFLGAKVLLTPINVKQKEDILARDV from the coding sequence ATGGCCATAGTCCTGCGACTGCAAGGTCTAGATGTGAAGGCAGGTATTGAAGATATACGGAAATTCTTTGAATATCTTTATATACCAGATGGTGGAGTGTACATAGTGGGAGGAAATCTCAGAGAGGCATTTATTGCTTTCACCACTGAACGAGATGCCCAGCTTGCCATGCGGCACACTGGGAATTTCCTCAAAGGGTCTAAAGTGACTTTACACTTAAGCAGCATGgcagagctggaggagaagTTGAAATCATTGTTGAAGGGGAAGAAACCCTCCCCCACCAGGCTTATTGTCAAAAGACCTCAGCCATCTCCAGAGCACAAGATCAAGGCAAATTTAAATGAGAAGAAACCCTCCCCCACCAGGTGTATTGTCAAGAGACCTCAGCTATCTCCAGATGCTAATCTACTACCTTTGAATGGATGGCCTCGTGATCCCAATTCCGCAAATTTACCTTCCTCCACTGCAACTCCACCACCTTCTACTGTAGGGTCACATGGCCCCAGTATTGTAAATCTACAAACTTCAAATGTACAGTCACTTGATTCCAACACTGCCTTTCTTCTTGGGGTTTGTACTGTCCTCAAAAGTCTCCAGTCTATCCATGAAGGAGAAAACAATGAGGTGGTGCCAAGGGTTGATTTTACCCAGGCTGCCAGCACAGTTGTTGCGTCTAGTGAAGTGAGGAAACCAGAGCAAACACAGGCATCAAGGCCAGGCTACGTCAGACTCTTTGGTCTGCCAGCCTCAGCTACAAAAGATGACATTTGCCAATTTTTCAGAGGGTTGAAAGTACAAGAAGCCATAATGAATGTGATGTTGGGACTGAGCCATGGCTGCCTTGTAAAGTTTGCAAACATGCAGGACGCACGTGATGCTCTTCGCTTCAACAAACAGATACTGGGCTCCATCTGTGTGGAGGTACGTGGAGCAACTGAGAAGATGTGGACCAGTGCGCTACAAGAATGTGAAAATGGTGTGAAACCCAAGCAAAGCCCTCTTAGTGAAACTGCAAAGCACAAACAGAAATTAATTTCTACATTGCAAATCAAGAGAAGATCTGTCAACCGGTTGCCAATGCCATCTAAATCACAGAAAAAGCCAAGAACCGATTGTGACTCATCAACTGCCCAGTCAGTGACCACAGAGTACATTGTCATGGTCAGTAACGTACCTAAAAACATGACCAAGACTGAAATAAAAGAATTGTTTGGATGTCCAAACATTGCACACAAAAACGTACTACATTTGCTCGACAAAGAAGGCAACAGAACGGACACAGCATTTCTCACTTTCAACCAGACTGAGGATTATGACTATGCACTGAATCTCAATGGCTGCCATGTGGGCCCTGATGCCATTAAGGTCTCATCAATCACcagggagaagatgaaggaCATGATGGTGAAAACCCATCCCAGGAATCTTAACCAGTGTCTGAAGATGGACGCAAAGGGGAAACCAATAGGAAAGAGGAAATCCAATTCAGTCGAGAAACCAGGAGGAACGCCAAGCACAAACCTGGACCCAGCAGCTCAGACATGCCTGTTTGTTCGAAACTTGCCTGCAGATGTACACAAAAGTCATATAAAAATGCTTTTCCACAAATACAAACTGAGGACTGATAATATCATCTTATTGTATGACAGTGATGGCAAAGGTATTGGTGAGGCTGTGGTTCAGTTTAAATCACCAAAAATTGCTGCAATGGCTCAGGAGCTCCACAGTCAGGACTTCCTGGGGGCAAAAGTACTTTTGACTCCTATAAATGTGAAGCAGAAGGAGGACATCTTGGCAAGAGATGTTTGA